GCTACGACGAAGCCGTGTGAATCAAGTTGAGCCTCGATATAGCGCCGTAGCCCCGGACCCATTTCGGCCAATTCGGCGTCACTCCAATGGACTCCAGTCTTCGGGCGGACCCTCTTGCTCCGCGCAGCAGCCTGTGTTCTCGGTGATCTCCGGTAAGCTCTTTTCTGGCATAGGTCACTACAGAACCGCTGGCCCTTGCGTCCGGGAAATTCCCTCCCACACTCAATGCATGTCATTCGGACCTCTCTCCCCCTGAAATGCCTGTTACCAAGTTCCAGCGGACAGGTAGGGGATGTGCTGTCCGCTCAATTTCGTGGCTGTAACTTGTTGATTTTAGAGGGATGCTAGAGGGCTTTTGAGGCAGTCAGTGAGATTGCTTTCGTGGTTTCTGTAGAGAGCTTCCTACGCGATTGGGGTATCGGTGAAATCGCCGATGATTCGACCTTGCGTTGCGCGTCGTTAGGCTGCATTCCGAATGCCTTCCTCAGCGATCCGCTGCAATTCCTTAACGCTGATCGTCACTCGCCTTCCGATTCTCGTGGCTCGAATGCGCCCGTCCCAAACGTACTTCCTGACAGTCCAGGGGCTGATGCCGAGAGCCTTTGCAGCGTCCTGGATTCCCAGCGTGAAGACGTTTTCCATTGAAACCTCCAATTCCCTCTTGACAGAGGGGGTGCTCAGTGGTACCATTTAGGGTAGCACTGAGATACATTATACCATAATCGGGACTAAAAAGCAAGAGGGTAGGCATTCTACATGGAGGCTCAGCAATGCAAGTCTTTGAACTGGCACAGGTTGCGAAGATCGCTGGCATCTCTCGCTTTCGTCTCAAGGGCTGGATTCTAGGGAAAACACGGTTAACTCTAACTCCCTCAGTGAGATCACGAAAGGGAAGGTACTTCAGTGCGGAGGATGCATTCAAGGTAAGTGTTGCAGCGGCGTTAGATAGGGCAGGATTGGCGAAGGGGGCTATCGCTGAAATTCTGCCGCTAATACCCTCAACTCTCGCATCACGGCTTTTCGTCCAGCGCGGGGGTGAGCGATGGTCCGTGACCGAAACCCCCGGCGTTGGCGAACTACGCATTGAACTGAACTTAGGCGACGTTATCGCGAGGCTGAAATGAGCATCTATAAACGCGGTGATATTTACTACTTTTCATTTTGGCACAATGGAGTTCACATCCAGAAATCCACGAAACAGGGCAATCCCCGAAAGGCAAGGCAGGCTGAGGCGAAGTATCGAACTGCCTTGATCGACGGGGAATTGGAACTCAAGAAGAAGCCTCCAGCTCCGCTCCTCAAGGACTTCGCACAGACATTCATTGATGCAATCCAAGTTCGGTGCGCTGCCAAGCCGAGGACGATTGAATTCTACGGTCAGCAGTTGAAACGCCTACTGGAATTCGAGCCCCTGGCGAATGAGCCGTTGAACAAGATCAGTGCGGGGCTGATCGAGGATTTCGTGCAGTGGAGAATTCAGAAGGTTTCCGCTGCCTCCGTCAATCGCGCGTTAGCCACGCTGCGGAGGTTGCTCCGCTACGCGTATGACCGGGGAGTCATTAACCGTGTTCCGAAAGTGACTCTGCTTAAAGGTGAGCGAATCCGGGAATTCATCCTCTCCCGCGAAGACGAGGGGCGGTACCTTGAGGCGTGTCCGCAACCCTTGCACGACATTGCAGTGCTCCTCCTCGATACGGGACTCCGCATAGGAGAGGCAGTCGCCATTCAATGGAAGGACGTTCATTTCCAGCCTGCTCAAGGAGCCCGATTAGGCTTCATCCACATTGCAGCCGGGAAGAGCAGGTACGCCAAACGGAACATAAGCCTCACTGCACGGGCAAGAGCAATGCTGGAGGAGCGGCTCAAGGACTCCAGCTCGGAATTCGTCTTTGCAAAGCCCGAGGCACTGCCCCTGTTGGTTAGTTCACTCGATCACATCCATGCCGAGCTGCGACAAGCCTTGAACCTGAACCCGGAGTTTGTTATACATTCCCTGCGCCACACGGCGTTAACGCGTTTGGGAGAGGCTGGAGTTGATCCGTTCACATTGCAACGGATTGCCGGGCACAGCTCGATAACCATGACCGCAAGATACTGTCACCCAACTCCGGCGGCACTGGAGGACGCAATCGAGCGGTTGGACGCGGCAAATCGGGCTCTGGGACCCGAAAATCGACAGCCTACCGTCGCAAATCCTGCTACACTGGCAATTGCGGAGGCTGATGCGCTTTAGAGGACAATCGCACAAGATACGCCGCAGCAAAGAGTTACAAGAGTGTGGGCCGTTAGCTCAACTGGCAGAGCAACTGACTCTTAATCAGTAGGTTCCAGGTTCGATTCCTGGACGGCTCACCAATAAAATCAATAACTTAGCGAAATCAAGAAAATCCCAAAAACGGCGAAGGTTAACAGGGGGTTAACGGGCGGAAGCCTGAAGAACGGGGCTAATCCTGGGAGGTTGATTCGAGCCCGAAAGGGATTCGGCCTATCTCGGCAGGATCCGGAAGCTGCGGTCGGTCGTGATCGCTCTTCGCAGCGAGCGGCCGTCGAGCAGCCGGCGGAGAAACGTGAAGTACTTCCGGAAGACGACTTCCGGTTCGACGTCGGCGCCGCGCTCGTCGACGTCTCTGGCGTTCCAGCAGGTCGGGCAAAAACCCCAGGTCTGGAGAGCGAAGCTCGTTCCCGTCGGCCTCTCCTCG
Above is a genomic segment from Terriglobia bacterium containing:
- a CDS encoding helix-turn-helix domain-containing protein — encoded protein: MENVFTLGIQDAAKALGISPWTVRKYVWDGRIRATRIGRRVTISVKELQRIAEEGIRNAA
- a CDS encoding tyrosine-type recombinase/integrase, with protein sequence MSIYKRGDIYYFSFWHNGVHIQKSTKQGNPRKARQAEAKYRTALIDGELELKKKPPAPLLKDFAQTFIDAIQVRCAAKPRTIEFYGQQLKRLLEFEPLANEPLNKISAGLIEDFVQWRIQKVSAASVNRALATLRRLLRYAYDRGVINRVPKVTLLKGERIREFILSREDEGRYLEACPQPLHDIAVLLLDTGLRIGEAVAIQWKDVHFQPAQGARLGFIHIAAGKSRYAKRNISLTARARAMLEERLKDSSSEFVFAKPEALPLLVSSLDHIHAELRQALNLNPEFVIHSLRHTALTRLGEAGVDPFTLQRIAGHSSITMTARYCHPTPAALEDAIERLDAANRALGPENRQPTVANPATLAIAEADAL